The Pantoea sp. At-9b genome includes a window with the following:
- a CDS encoding GNAT family N-acetyltransferase, with translation MIVVAQESIQQPDALWLLDRLSDTLAQLTGSSGRASFDAGAMQQPGSCFAMARDAQRRPVGCGAFRPLQPGVAELKRMYALHCGQGIGAALVQFLEQQAREQGYQAMWLETRKVNSRALAFYAGQGYQPIVPFGHYVGNAAAQCLGKSLVFPSP, from the coding sequence ATGATTGTGGTGGCACAGGAATCGATTCAACAGCCGGATGCCCTGTGGCTATTGGATCGCCTGTCCGACACCCTCGCGCAACTTACGGGCAGCAGCGGGCGCGCCAGCTTTGATGCTGGTGCAATGCAGCAGCCCGGTAGTTGTTTTGCCATGGCGCGCGATGCACAACGCAGGCCGGTGGGCTGTGGCGCGTTTCGCCCGTTGCAACCAGGGGTCGCTGAACTGAAACGGATGTATGCGTTGCACTGCGGGCAGGGCATCGGTGCGGCGCTGGTGCAGTTTCTCGAACAACAGGCGCGGGAGCAGGGGTATCAGGCGATGTGGCTGGAGACGCGTAAGGTCAACTCGCGCGCGCTGGCGTTTTATGCCGGCCAGGGTTATCAGCCGATTGTGCCCTTTGGGCATTATGTGGGAAATGCGGCGGCGCAGTGTCTGGGGAAAAGCTTAGTGTTTCCCTCACCCTAA
- a CDS encoding MerR family transcriptional regulator: protein MALYSIGDVAERCGINPVTLRAWQRRYGLLKPQRTEGGHRQFDDEDVQRIEEIKRWIESGVPVGKVKALLEGEQVNVHDGWNTLQEELMSVLRHVRPSKLRAKIATIGREHPVDVLIDHVIVPVRQRLGLDQNTARAMCSLLDGALIDYVAFCLTGSRKKAGKDALMIGWGVDDRTRIWLEAWRLSQQGWRMDVLAEPLELPRPELFPGQNLFVWTGKKLTRRQHEQLEHWQAQGFNVHLHDPNTK from the coding sequence ATGGCCTTATACAGTATCGGCGACGTTGCCGAACGCTGTGGAATCAATCCGGTAACACTTCGCGCCTGGCAGCGACGTTACGGTCTGTTAAAGCCCCAGCGCACCGAAGGTGGTCACCGTCAGTTTGACGACGAAGATGTTCAGCGCATTGAAGAGATCAAACGCTGGATAGAGAGTGGCGTGCCCGTTGGCAAGGTCAAGGCCCTGCTGGAGGGAGAACAAGTCAATGTTCACGACGGCTGGAATACTTTACAAGAGGAGCTGATGAGCGTGCTGCGCCATGTCAGACCCTCAAAGCTGCGCGCCAAAATCGCCACGATTGGCCGTGAACATCCGGTGGATGTGCTTATCGATCACGTCATTGTGCCGGTACGCCAGCGCCTCGGGTTAGATCAAAACACCGCACGTGCCATGTGCAGCCTGCTCGATGGCGCGTTAATCGATTATGTGGCGTTTTGCCTGACCGGTTCACGTAAAAAAGCCGGGAAAGATGCGCTGATGATTGGCTGGGGCGTTGACGATCGCACCCGCATCTGGCTGGAAGCCTGGCGTCTGTCGCAACAGGGATGGCGGATGGATGTGCTGGCGGAGCCGCTGGAGCTGCCACGTCCGGAGCTGTTCCCCGGCCAGAATCTGTTTGTATGGACCGGCAAAAAACTGACGCGTCGCCAGCATGAACAGCTGGAACACTGGCAGGCGCAAGGATTTAACGTTCACCTCCACGACCCCAACACCAAATAA
- a CDS encoding GNAT family N-acetyltransferase has protein sequence MIDIEQLSASQAQPLIGELCDVLQGCVADGASVGFIDANDRAVMERFWQDKIFSLASGDNQLLVARLDGVMVATVMVGYSAMPNGRHRAEISKLLVHPRARRRGIARSLMQQAEQLAAQNGKTLLVLDTRSGDVATDLYLSLDWHIAGSIPHYAESTAGVLDATTVMFKTLRSPE, from the coding sequence ATGATTGACATTGAACAGCTTAGCGCCAGCCAGGCGCAACCTCTGATAGGGGAATTGTGTGATGTGTTGCAGGGATGTGTGGCGGACGGTGCCAGCGTGGGATTTATCGATGCCAACGATCGCGCTGTGATGGAACGCTTCTGGCAGGACAAAATTTTCAGCCTTGCCAGCGGTGATAACCAACTGCTGGTGGCGCGGCTCGACGGCGTCATGGTCGCGACGGTGATGGTCGGGTACAGCGCGATGCCTAATGGCCGCCATCGTGCTGAAATCAGCAAACTGCTGGTACACCCACGGGCGCGACGTCGGGGTATCGCCCGTAGCCTGATGCAGCAGGCGGAGCAATTGGCGGCGCAGAACGGCAAAACCTTGCTGGTACTGGATACGCGCAGCGGCGATGTGGCGACCGATCTCTATCTGTCGCTCGACTGGCACATCGCCGGTTCTATTCCGCACTATGCCGAATCAACCGCAGGTGTGCTGGATGCAACAACGGTGATGTTTAAAACCTTAAGGTCACCCGAATGA
- a CDS encoding helix-turn-helix transcriptional regulator, whose amino-acid sequence MSEPDTEDRLAARLAELRLQRGWSLDELSMATGISRATLSRIERAETSPTAALLNRLCVAYGLTMSRLLSEVEDEAPLLLKPEQQPVWVDELSGFQRRNVSPPATHFRAEMVEGVLQPGSRIDYDAPPIQGLEQHIWLQSGELTISMEAQSWTLQAGDCLRFHLTGKSSFTAHPQGGARYILVVCKP is encoded by the coding sequence ATGTCTGAACCGGATACCGAAGATCGGCTGGCCGCTCGTTTAGCTGAATTACGCCTGCAACGCGGTTGGTCACTGGATGAACTGTCGATGGCCACCGGCATCAGTCGGGCCACATTGTCGCGCATTGAGCGCGCGGAGACCAGCCCAACGGCAGCATTACTCAACCGCCTGTGTGTTGCCTACGGACTCACCATGTCGCGCCTGTTAAGCGAAGTGGAGGACGAGGCACCTTTATTGCTCAAACCTGAGCAGCAACCGGTTTGGGTCGATGAACTGAGCGGTTTCCAGCGTCGCAACGTTTCGCCACCTGCCACTCATTTTAGAGCAGAAATGGTGGAAGGGGTGTTACAACCCGGTTCACGCATTGATTATGACGCGCCGCCCATTCAGGGATTGGAGCAGCATATCTGGTTACAGTCCGGTGAGCTAACCATCAGTATGGAAGCGCAAAGCTGGACATTGCAGGCAGGAGACTGCCTGCGTTTCCATTTGACCGGCAAATCCTCCTTTACCGCACACCCGCAGGGGGGTGCACGTTACATTCTGGTGGTGTGCAAACCATGA
- a CDS encoding LysR family transcriptional regulator, with protein sequence MESKVSQSGNNAINRNDNAVLALSNIDLKLLRVFKCVVEAGGLTAASHELNIGLAAISKQVSDLEIRLGMTLCSRGREGFELTQYGVNVYQATLELFVSLNLFRERLHNSRNELLGDIAICVVDNTISDPQSPVTSAVQQLHQNAPKVQIRLQTAQLDDIERGISEGRFHCGVAPVYEMKSDFDYFPLYKEYSKLYCSVGHPLYSGSADHKIPLELLREQKVINHLYVTPRDARRVIPLHDSGVQAVQVESVAMLILTGHFIGYLPEHYAAAFIARGQLCELGDESIRMENPFCLMMKKGRKINPIIKLFMQALAIPEAEGVH encoded by the coding sequence ATGGAAAGTAAAGTTTCCCAGTCTGGAAACAATGCAATCAATCGCAACGATAATGCGGTGCTGGCATTAAGTAATATCGATTTAAAATTGCTGCGCGTATTTAAATGCGTGGTGGAGGCCGGTGGATTAACCGCCGCCAGCCACGAGTTGAATATTGGTCTGGCGGCAATCAGTAAGCAGGTTTCCGATCTGGAAATTCGTCTCGGCATGACCCTGTGTAGCCGCGGGCGCGAAGGCTTTGAACTGACGCAGTACGGCGTTAACGTCTATCAGGCGACGCTGGAGCTGTTTGTCTCGCTCAATTTGTTCCGCGAACGGCTGCACAACAGCCGCAACGAGCTATTGGGTGACATCGCCATTTGCGTCGTGGATAACACCATTTCCGACCCACAATCGCCTGTTACCAGCGCGGTGCAACAGTTGCACCAAAATGCGCCAAAGGTACAAATCCGTCTGCAAACGGCACAATTAGACGATATTGAACGCGGTATTAGTGAAGGCCGTTTTCATTGTGGTGTCGCGCCAGTTTATGAAATGAAAAGTGATTTCGATTACTTCCCGTTATATAAAGAATACTCAAAACTTTATTGTTCAGTGGGCCACCCACTTTATTCCGGCAGTGCTGACCATAAAATACCCCTGGAATTATTACGCGAACAAAAAGTAATAAATCACTTATATGTTACGCCACGTGATGCACGTCGGGTTATTCCACTCCACGACAGCGGTGTGCAAGCGGTTCAGGTTGAGTCGGTCGCCATGCTGATCCTCACCGGCCATTTTATTGGTTATTTACCCGAACACTATGCCGCTGCGTTTATTGCGCGGGGTCAGCTGTGTGAATTGGGAGATGAATCGATTCGTATGGAGAATCCCTTCTGTCTGATGATGAAGAAGGGCCGCAAAATAAATCCGATTATTAAGTTGTTTATGCAGGCGCTGGCGATCCCGGAGGCGGAGGGAGTGCACTGA